The sequence TCTACTTGTGGAAGAAGTGACGTCAAGTTACACCTAAAGGCGTACAAAGCGGGAAAATCACGATGGACGACGAGAACATCGCCCTCAACAGCGTGCTCGGCCTGGAATTGAACCGCGTGTTTTTCGCCGTGCGCGAAACGGCAAACAAGCAGAAGATCATCGAGTTCGCGCGCGAGGTGCTGCAGAGCGAGCGCGCGAAGTTGGCGGGCAACATTTTGCCCGAGGGCCCTGCGAGCTAAAACGCAGTTGCAGCAAGCGACGCCGATGCAACAGATCGTCGCGACGACGCCGTCCTTCCATTTGAACGCGCAGATTTTAATCGAAACACGCTGACCGGGAAATTGGGCTTCCCTTCCCCCTTGTGGGAGAAGGTGGCGCGAAGCGCCGGATGAGGGGTCTCTCTCCGCGAATCCAACTTCCATTTGAAGTCGCGGACAGAGACCCCTCACCCGTCTCGCCGCTACGCGGCGAGCCACCCTCTCCCACAACAAGGGGAGAGGGAAGGAGGCTGCCGCCTCCGCTCACATCGATACACTTGCCGCTGGATGACAGCGCAGCTCTCGTGAGATGATTGCCTCCACGATCGTTTTCGGATGCCCAGGACATGATGACGCTGCGCCAGGTTGAAGTGATCCGTGCCGTGATGGTGACGGGCACCATTGGCGGCGCGGCGAAGCTGCTCAACGTCTCGGCGCCGGGGATCAGCCGCCTCGTCAAATACACCGAGCGCTCGCTCGGCATCCGTTTCTTCCAGCGCCAGAACGGCCGCTACTTCCCGACGCCGGAAGCCGAGAACATTTTCGAGCAGATCAACGGCGTCTACAAGAAGGTCGACGATCTCTCCGAGATCATCTCCAAGATCGGCCGCGGCGGCCTCTCGGAATTGCGCATCGGCTCGGTGCCGAGCATCTCGCAGGTGATGGTGCCGCGCGCGATCGAGCGCGTCCGTCGCCGCTATCCCGATCTCGGCATCGACATCAACATCCTCAAGCTCGAGGAGGCCATCGACTATCTCCTGCTCGGCCGCGGCGAGTGCGTGGCGATGAGCTACCGGCTGGAGCATTCCGGGCTCGACTTCCTGCCGCTCGCCTCGGGCGAACTCTATTGCATCGTGCCGCCGGGCCACGAGCTTGCCGGCCGCAAGCAGGTCTCAGCCGCCGAGATCACCCGCTATCCGCTGATCGGCATCGATCCAAACGATCCCTACGGCCGGATCATGGCCGGGATCTTTGCGCGCAACCGGCTCGACTACAACATCACCATCCGCGCCCGCTTCGGCACCACGGTCTGCGCGCTGGTGAAGGCGGGCCTCGGCATCGCCATCATCGACCAGTTCACCGTGGCCCATGGCGGCTATCCCGGCATCGAGCTGTTGAAGATCACCGAGCCGACGCGGTTCGACACCTATATCGCGGTGAAGCGCGGCGCGCCGCTGTCGCTTCACGTCGAGTACTTCATCGAATCCCTCCGCGCCGAGATGCGCGCGGTCGAGCCGTCCCGCGGTAACGGCAAGGCGGCCGCCGGGCGCGCGCGGAAGAAATAACATGATGTTAGGTTTGCAGGACAAAAGGGTAATTGTGTTAGGCGGGGGAAAGTCTATCGTCCCCCTCGGAGGCCCCTTGGAATTGTGCGGATTTCCCCGCTAATGGCCGGGACCGAACGCTCCCAACGAGACGATAGCGAACCATGTCGAAGCGCGGATATGCCGCCAGCAAGAAGCTCCTCACCGGCCTGATCGGGGCGCCGATCGCGCATTCCGCCTCCCCTGCCATGCATGAGCGCGCCGCCGAGGCGCTCGGCCTGCGCGGCCACTATCAGCTCATTGAGGTGGCCGGCGCCGATGCGGCCGGCCTCGCCATGATGCTCGAGGGCGTGCGGCGGCTCGGCTTTGCCGGCGTCAACGTCACCTTTCCCTACAAGGAGGCCGTGGTGCCGCTGCTCGACGAGCTGGCGCCGACTGCTGCGACCATGGCGGCGGTCAACACCGTCGTCGTGAGAGACGGCCGGCTGATCGGCCACAACACCGACACGACCGGCTTTGCCCGCGCCGTCGCGCCGCTGCTGGCGTCTTCCGGAAATGCGGTGGCCGTGATCGGCACCGGCGGCGTCGGCAAGGCGATCGCCTTTGCGCTGGCGAGCCTTGAGGTGACTGACCTCCGGATCTTCGACAGCGAGCCGGCGCGCGCCGAAAAACTCGCCGCGCTGCTGGCCAGGCATGGCGGCGCGCGGGTGGCTACGAGCGTGGAAGACGCGCTTGCCGGCGCAACCGGCCTCGTCAACGGCACGCCGGTCGGCATGCTGCCGAACCGCGACACCCCGGTCCCGGCCTCGCTGCTGCGCGAAAATCTGTGGGTCGCCGACGCCGTGTACTCGCCGCTGATCACGCCGCTGCTAGCCGCGGCGCGGGCCAAGGGCGCGCGGATCATGACCGGGCGGGAGCTTGCGATCTACCAGGCCGCCGATGCGTTCGAACTGTTCACCGGCCTTGCCCCATCGACCGAAGTCATGGGAGAGGCATTCGATGAGGTGATGGCGGCAAGAAGCTCAGCCTATCACGCAGCGTAACGGAAGCGGCCGGACACAAGGCCGCGGACAACATCAGAGAAAATGGGAGGAGAGACCATGAAATCGACTTTGCTGGCAGGCGCCCTGCTTGCCTTCGCGACTGCAACCAGCGTCCACGCCCAGGCGATCAAACTCGCCGACGTCGCCGAGCTCTCGGGCGGCGGCGCCACCGTCGGCACCAACTGGAAGAACGGCATCGACCTCGCGATCGAGGAGATCAACGCCAAGGGCGGCGTGCTCGGCCGCAAGCTCGAAGTCACCCACGCCGACTCGCAATCCAACCCCGGCGTGGCGCGCGCCCAGGTGCAGAAGGCGCTCGACGCCGAGCCCTATGTGCTGCTCGGGCCCGGCTATTCCGGCTCGGTGAAGGTCACCGCGCCGCTCGCGGCCGAAGCCGGCATCGCGCAGATCATGGGCGGCGAAGCCGCCGAGCTGACGCAGGCCGGCAACAAGTTCCTGTTCCGCACCTCGTTCGGCCAGCAGTCCTCGATGCCGAAGGTCGCAAAGTACATCCACGACGAGATGAAGGCGAAGACGGTCGCGGTGGTCTGGGTCAACAACGATTTCGGCCGCGGCGGCCGCGACGTCGTGGTCAAGGAGCTTGATCGCCTCGGCTCCAAGGTGGTCGCCGATCTCTCGACCGAAGCAGGCCAGGCCGACTTCGCCGCCGACGTCGGCAAGATCAAGGCCGCCAATCCCGACGCGGTGTTCGTCTACCTCAACGAGGAAGAGAGCGCGCGCATCCTGAAGGAGCTGAAGCGCCAGGGCGTCACAGCACCGCTGATGGGCGAGACCACGCTGATCGGCCAGAAGGTGATCGAGCTCGCCGGCGATGCCGCCAACGGCGCGCGCGGCCATGTCGGTCTCACCACCGACGCGCCGGTCGATCTGATCAAGGCGTTCCGCGAGAAATTTTCCAAGAAGTACAATTACGTCCCTGACCATAACGGCCTGAAGGGCTACCTCGCCGTCTACATGGTGAAGGCCACCACCGAGAAGATGGGCAAGGTCGACCCGAAGAAGTTCGCCGACACGCTGCACGGCCTGACCATCAAGGCCGCGGATGAGCCGGGCATTTTGATGGACGTCACCTTCAGCGACACCGGCGACATCGACCGCCAGAGCTTCCTGGTCGAGGTGGTCGAAGGCAAGCAGGTGGTGAAGCAGGTGCTGCCCAAGGTGAAGTGAGGCGCTTCGTCTTTCTTCTCCCTCTCCCCGTTCTTACGGGGAGAGGGTTGGGGTGAGGGGCTGCTTCCGCAACGGCAGTGGCAGTTGAATTCGCGGAGATAGCCCCTCACCCCGCCCTCTCCCCGCAAGTGCGGGGCGAGGGAGACGAGAGAGTGGGGCTTGGGACACGAGGGGAACATGTCCAACCTGTTCGATCTACTGGTCGCGGGACTTGCCACCGGCGCGATCTATGCGCTGGTCGCAGTCGGCTTCACGCTGCTGTGGCAGACCTCGCAGACCATCAATTTCGCGCAAGGCGAGTTCGTGATGCTGCCGGCGTTCCTGATGCTAGCCGCGATGCATGCGGGCGCGCCGTTCTGGCTCGCGATCATCCTCGGCATCCTCTTGTCAATGATCTTGCTGGGCCTTGCCTTCAAGATGCTGCTGGTCGACCCGATGATGCGTCATGGCGTGCTTCCGCTGGCGATCGCGACGATGGCGCTCGCCATCGGCATCAAGGAAGCCGTCAAACAGTTCTTCAGCGCCGAGGCTTCACCCTTCCCCTCGATCGTGCCGACCGGTGACATCTCCATCCTCGGCCACGCGGTGTCGCTGCAAAGCATCGGCGTCCTCGTCGTTGCCATCCTCGCCGTTCTCGGACTGACGACGCTGCTCAACCGTACCTCGCTCGGCCACCAGATGCAGGCCGCGGCGCAGAACCCGACGGTGGCGCGCATCATCGGCGTCCCGGTCGAACGCATGATCCTCCTGACCTTCCTGATCAACGCCTTCCTGGTCGCGCTGGCCTCGCTGCTGATCACGCCGATCTACCTGGCAAAATTCTCCTCCGGCGAGGTGCTGGGCCAGGCCGCCTTCATCGCGGCGATCGTCGGCGGCTTCAACCAGGTGCGCGGCGCGATCGCCGGCGGCCTGTTGATCGGCGTGCTCGACAATCTCGCGGCCGCCTATGTCTCGACGCAGTACCGCGCCGCCGTGCCGATGATCTTCCTGATTGCCGTCATCCTGTTCCGGCCGCAGGGCTTGCTCGGCCGAGCCGAGGAGCGCACCGTATGAGCGGCTTCGCCAGACCGTTGAAGATCGCGCTCGGCCTTGCGGTCATCGCCGCGCTGATCGTCGTCCCCATGAACTTCAACCGCTACGGCCTGTTCATCCTGAGCCAATGGGCGGTGATGAGCATCGCCGCGATGGGGCTGAACCTCACGCTCGGCTATGCCGGCCAGGTCTCGCTGGCGCAGGGTGCCTTCGTCGGCATCGGTGCCTATGCCGCCGCGATCATGACCACCCATGGCTGGCCGCTGCCGGCGGCGATGCTGGTCGCGATTGCGTTGAGCTTCGCGGTCGGCTGGGTGCTCGGCTACCCCGCGCTGCGCGTGCAGCACCACTACCTCGCCTTCGTCACGCTCGCTTTCTCCACCCTCGCCTTCCTCGTGTTCCGCAACGAGAGCTGGCTGACCGGCGGCATCTACGGCATCTCCAACATTCCGCGCCCGCATTTCTTCGGCATTGCCACCAACAAACCGCTGCCGTTCTACTACGTCTGCCTCGGCTCGCTGGCGATCGTGTCGCTGGCGGTGTGGTGGCTGATCCGCTCGCCCTGGGGCCGCGCCTTCATGGCGCTGCGCGAGAATCCCTTGCGCGCCCAGTCACTCGGCATCGACACGCGGCGCTACACGCTGATGGCCTTCGCGATCGGCTCGGCGCTCGGCGGCGTCGCTGGCGCGCTCTATGCGCCGCTGACGCAATATATCGACCCTGTTCCCTTCAACCTGTCGCTCTCGCTCGATCTCTTGATGATGGTGATCGTCGGCGGCGCCGGCTTCTATTTCGGCCCCTTCCTCGGCGCGATGATCGCGGTGCTGCTGCCGGAATGGCTGCGCTTCACCGAAGGCTATTACCTGATGCTCTACGCGGTGGCCGTGATGCTGCTGCTGATCTGGTCGCCGACCGGTATTCTGGGAATCCTCGATCGCGCCATGGCGGCGCGGCGCACCAAGGCGGCCTCTGCGCTGCGCGCCGTCGCCAAGTCGCGCCTGGAGACGGTGCAATGAGCGCGGTCCTCGAAGTCACCGACATCAAGAAAAGCTTTGGCGGCATCCACGCGGTCAACGGCGTCAGCTTCGACGTGCGCGAAGGCGAGATCCTCGGCCTGATCGGCCCGAACGGCTGCGGCAAGTCCACGCTGTTCAACTGTATCCTCGGCCAGCTCACGCCGTCAGGCGGCGAGGTGAAGCTCGACGGCCAGGTCGTCACCGGCCTGCGTCCCTCCGAGCTCAACAAGCTCGGCGTCAGCCGCACCTTCCAGCTGTTGCAGGTATTCCCAAAACTATCGGTGCGCGAGAACCTGATCCTTGCCGGGCAGGAGCACCAGGGCAACATGGCCTCGCGCCTGGTCGGCCGCTCCGATGCGGGGCTGACCGGAGCCGCCAACCAGATGATCGGCTTCTTCAAGCTCGACCATCTCGCCGACGAACCCGCCGGCGGCCTCTCCTATGGCCAGCAGAAACTGCTCGACGCCGCCATGGCCTTCATGGGTGGCCCACGCCTCGTGCTGCTCGACGAGCCCGCTGGCGGCGTCAACCCGTCGATGCTGACCGATCTCAAGGAGCGCCTGGTCGCGATCAACCGCGAAAAGAACGCGACCTTCGTCGTGATCGAGCACAACATGGAGTTCGTGATGTCGCTGTGCTCGCGCGTGATGGTGATGGCGGAAGGCAAGGTGCTGGCGATGGGACGGCCGGATGAAGTCCGCAAGAATCCTGCCGTGATCGAAGCCTATCTAGGACATTGAGGAGATCACCATGAGCGATCCGATCCTCTCGGTTCACAACCTCGTCGGCGGCTACGGCAAGATGACGATCTTGAACGGCACCACATTCTCGGTGCCGCCGGCGACCATCACCACCATCATCGGCCCCAACGGGGCCGGCAAGTCCACCGTGTTCAAGGCGATCTTCGGCCTGCTCAAGCTGCGCGATGGCAAGATCAATTTTGCGGGTCGCGACGTCACCAATTTGAGCCAGCGCGCGCTGCTCAACGCCGGCATCTGCTACGTGCCGCAGGGCCGCAACATTTTCCCGGAGCTCTCGGTCCGCAGCAACATCGAGCTTGGCGGAGTCTCGGCCGAAAAGGGCCTCGACCTGCCCAAGCGGATCGAGGCAGCCCTCGACCTGTTTCCGGCGCTGCGCCGCAAATCGGCGCAGCAGGCCTCGACGCTTTCGGGCGGCGAACAGAAGCAGCTCGAGATTGCCCGCTCGCTGTTGCTCGAACCGAAGCTCGTGCTGATCGACGAGCCCTCGATCGGCCTGTCACCGCTGATGGTGCAGCAGACCTTTGACATCCTCAAGAGCTTGCGCGACCGCGGCGTCACCATCCTGATGATCGAGCAGAACGCGCGCTCGGCGCTGGAAATCTCCGACATCGGCATCGTGCTCGAGCTCGGCCAGACCCGCATGGTCGACAAGGCGGAGCGCATCCTGAACGATCCCCGCATCGGACAACTCTTCCTCGGGGGCGCCATGGAGGACAATGCAGCATGAACAAACGCTCGATCGCGACCGTCTCCCTGTCGGGGGCGCTGGACGAAAAGCTTCGCGCCATCGCCGCCGCCGGCTTCGACGAGGTCGAAATCTTCGAGAACGATCTGCTGTCGTTCGGCGCGGGTCCGCGCGACATCGCAAAGCTGTGTAAGGACCTCAATCTCGAGATCTGCGCGTTCCAGCCGTTCCGCGATTTCGAGGGCATGCCGGAGCCACAGCGCACGCGCAATTTCGCCCGCGCGGAGCGCAAGTTTGATCTGATGCAGGAGCTCGGCACCGATCTCTTGCTGATCTGCTCCAACGTGTCGCCCGCCTCGCTCGGCGGCATCGACCGCGCCGCAGACGATTTTCGCGAGCTCGGCGAGCGCGCCGCGAAACGTGGCCTGCGCGTCGGCTACGAGGCGCTGGCCTGGGGCCGCCACGTCAACGACTATCGCGATGCCTGGGAGATCGTGCGCCGCGCCGATCATCCTGCGATCGGCGTGATCCTCGACAGCTTTCATGCGCTCGCGCCGGGCTTTCCGACCCGCGCCATGGCCTCGATTCCCGGCGACAAGATCTTCCTGGTGCAGCTTGCCGACGCGCCGAAGCTCGAGCTCGACATTCTCTCATGGAGCCGGCACTTCCGCTCCTTCCCCGGGCAGGGCGACCTTCCGGTCGGCGAGTTCATGCAAGCGGTCGCGGCCACCGGCTATGCCGGGCCGCTGTCGCTGGAGATCTTCAACGA is a genomic window of Bradyrhizobium sp. CB1717 containing:
- a CDS encoding LysR family transcriptional regulator, which translates into the protein MMTLRQVEVIRAVMVTGTIGGAAKLLNVSAPGISRLVKYTERSLGIRFFQRQNGRYFPTPEAENIFEQINGVYKKVDDLSEIISKIGRGGLSELRIGSVPSISQVMVPRAIERVRRRYPDLGIDINILKLEEAIDYLLLGRGECVAMSYRLEHSGLDFLPLASGELYCIVPPGHELAGRKQVSAAEITRYPLIGIDPNDPYGRIMAGIFARNRLDYNITIRARFGTTVCALVKAGLGIAIIDQFTVAHGGYPGIELLKITEPTRFDTYIAVKRGAPLSLHVEYFIESLRAEMRAVEPSRGNGKAAAGRARKK
- a CDS encoding shikimate dehydrogenase; this encodes MSKRGYAASKKLLTGLIGAPIAHSASPAMHERAAEALGLRGHYQLIEVAGADAAGLAMMLEGVRRLGFAGVNVTFPYKEAVVPLLDELAPTAATMAAVNTVVVRDGRLIGHNTDTTGFARAVAPLLASSGNAVAVIGTGGVGKAIAFALASLEVTDLRIFDSEPARAEKLAALLARHGGARVATSVEDALAGATGLVNGTPVGMLPNRDTPVPASLLRENLWVADAVYSPLITPLLAAARAKGARIMTGRELAIYQAADAFELFTGLAPSTEVMGEAFDEVMAARSSAYHAA
- a CDS encoding ABC transporter substrate-binding protein → MKSTLLAGALLAFATATSVHAQAIKLADVAELSGGGATVGTNWKNGIDLAIEEINAKGGVLGRKLEVTHADSQSNPGVARAQVQKALDAEPYVLLGPGYSGSVKVTAPLAAEAGIAQIMGGEAAELTQAGNKFLFRTSFGQQSSMPKVAKYIHDEMKAKTVAVVWVNNDFGRGGRDVVVKELDRLGSKVVADLSTEAGQADFAADVGKIKAANPDAVFVYLNEEESARILKELKRQGVTAPLMGETTLIGQKVIELAGDAANGARGHVGLTTDAPVDLIKAFREKFSKKYNYVPDHNGLKGYLAVYMVKATTEKMGKVDPKKFADTLHGLTIKAADEPGILMDVTFSDTGDIDRQSFLVEVVEGKQVVKQVLPKVK
- a CDS encoding branched-chain amino acid ABC transporter permease, whose translation is MSNLFDLLVAGLATGAIYALVAVGFTLLWQTSQTINFAQGEFVMLPAFLMLAAMHAGAPFWLAIILGILLSMILLGLAFKMLLVDPMMRHGVLPLAIATMALAIGIKEAVKQFFSAEASPFPSIVPTGDISILGHAVSLQSIGVLVVAILAVLGLTTLLNRTSLGHQMQAAAQNPTVARIIGVPVERMILLTFLINAFLVALASLLITPIYLAKFSSGEVLGQAAFIAAIVGGFNQVRGAIAGGLLIGVLDNLAAAYVSTQYRAAVPMIFLIAVILFRPQGLLGRAEERTV
- a CDS encoding branched-chain amino acid ABC transporter permease, with the translated sequence MSGFARPLKIALGLAVIAALIVVPMNFNRYGLFILSQWAVMSIAAMGLNLTLGYAGQVSLAQGAFVGIGAYAAAIMTTHGWPLPAAMLVAIALSFAVGWVLGYPALRVQHHYLAFVTLAFSTLAFLVFRNESWLTGGIYGISNIPRPHFFGIATNKPLPFYYVCLGSLAIVSLAVWWLIRSPWGRAFMALRENPLRAQSLGIDTRRYTLMAFAIGSALGGVAGALYAPLTQYIDPVPFNLSLSLDLLMMVIVGGAGFYFGPFLGAMIAVLLPEWLRFTEGYYLMLYAVAVMLLLIWSPTGILGILDRAMAARRTKAASALRAVAKSRLETVQ
- a CDS encoding ABC transporter ATP-binding protein, with the protein product MSAVLEVTDIKKSFGGIHAVNGVSFDVREGEILGLIGPNGCGKSTLFNCILGQLTPSGGEVKLDGQVVTGLRPSELNKLGVSRTFQLLQVFPKLSVRENLILAGQEHQGNMASRLVGRSDAGLTGAANQMIGFFKLDHLADEPAGGLSYGQQKLLDAAMAFMGGPRLVLLDEPAGGVNPSMLTDLKERLVAINREKNATFVVIEHNMEFVMSLCSRVMVMAEGKVLAMGRPDEVRKNPAVIEAYLGH
- a CDS encoding ABC transporter ATP-binding protein, whose product is MSDPILSVHNLVGGYGKMTILNGTTFSVPPATITTIIGPNGAGKSTVFKAIFGLLKLRDGKINFAGRDVTNLSQRALLNAGICYVPQGRNIFPELSVRSNIELGGVSAEKGLDLPKRIEAALDLFPALRRKSAQQASTLSGGEQKQLEIARSLLLEPKLVLIDEPSIGLSPLMVQQTFDILKSLRDRGVTILMIEQNARSALEISDIGIVLELGQTRMVDKAERILNDPRIGQLFLGGAMEDNAA